In Syntrophotaleaceae bacterium, a genomic segment contains:
- a CDS encoding transcriptional repressor, producing the protein MKTSTDNTIERLLAAFPEFCHQKGIKATHQRTEIYRELLATEEHPNAETLYERVRERIPSISLDTVYRTLRLFVKEGIISRVSAAGESMRFDANIDRHHHFICTECGLVRDFYSTSFDQLLAPEEISSLGAINSVHVEIRGICSACRKKD; encoded by the coding sequence TTGAAAACCTCCACCGACAATACGATAGAGCGTCTCCTGGCAGCTTTTCCGGAGTTCTGTCATCAAAAGGGCATCAAGGCCACCCATCAGCGGACCGAAATCTATCGGGAATTGCTGGCGACCGAGGAACATCCGAACGCGGAAACCTTATATGAGCGCGTCCGCGAACGGATTCCGTCAATTTCTCTGGACACGGTTTACCGGACCCTGCGCCTTTTCGTTAAAGAAGGGATTATTTCCCGGGTCAGCGCCGCCGGAGAGAGTATGCGCTTCGACGCCAACATCGATCGGCACCACCACTTCATCTGCACGGAATGCGGCCTGGTGCGCGATTTTTACAGCACATCCTTCGATCAACTGTTGGCCCCTGAAGAGATTTCCAGTTTGGGCGCGATCAATTCGGTGCATGTGGAAATTCGCGGCATCTGCAGTGCCTGTCGCAAAAAGGATTAA
- a CDS encoding PadR family transcriptional regulator, translating into MDLNQCACSGKTLARLVRPAVLAILARGETHGYDLVQQLSGLDIYGKMPPDTSGIYKVLKSMEGEGLVSSSWELSDNGPAKRRYALTAAGGECLRRWCETLQAYRRQIDGLLALLKPETVEKTRSRESIAPAE; encoded by the coding sequence ATGGATTTGAACCAATGTGCCTGTTCGGGGAAAACTCTTGCCCGGCTCGTTCGCCCGGCCGTGCTGGCTATCCTTGCCCGGGGGGAAACCCATGGCTACGATCTCGTTCAGCAACTGAGCGGGCTGGACATTTATGGAAAAATGCCGCCGGATACCAGCGGGATCTACAAGGTACTCAAATCCATGGAGGGGGAAGGTCTGGTTTCCTCCAGTTGGGAGTTGAGTGACAACGGGCCGGCCAAACGGCGATATGCTTTGACCGCCGCAGGCGGGGAATGCCTGCGGCGTTGGTGCGAAACCCTGCAAGCCTACCGCAGGCAGATCGACGGTCTCCTGGCCCTGTTGAAACCGGAAACGGTTGAAAAAACCAGAAGCAGGGAGTCCATTGCACCGGCTGAATAA
- a CDS encoding ABC transporter permease: MFHPRQPSLAVPRFSARFGRPIWSLGSAVFAIVLWQGIAWAVQAARGVPFPTPLDCLLALRHLLAGAIFLEYSIYHHLQVSLARWAAGFGIGLGTGLAYAFVAGWCRPVRLVTMPTVEVLQVVPGLAWIPVAILLFGLNQTATVAMIALTAFPAVAIAGVMGMQSVDRRYVRAGRMCGAGPLSLFATVFLPGALPHLLSGLRIALGAAWRVLVAAEMVVGSGDGLGYAIIQARWTMDYVSAFVCIAIIALLGLGLERLVLSPLERNTIRRWGISHEH; this comes from the coding sequence ATGTTCCATCCCCGGCAACCATCCCTGGCCGTCCCCCGTTTCAGCGCAAGGTTCGGACGCCCCATCTGGAGCCTCGGCTCGGCGGTATTCGCCATTGTCCTCTGGCAAGGCATCGCTTGGGCGGTGCAGGCGGCCCGCGGCGTACCTTTTCCCACTCCCCTGGACTGTCTTCTGGCTTTGCGTCATCTGCTCGCAGGCGCCATCTTCCTCGAATACAGCATTTATCACCACCTCCAGGTCAGCCTTGCCCGCTGGGCGGCAGGTTTCGGCATCGGCCTGGGGACCGGTCTGGCTTACGCGTTTGTCGCCGGATGGTGCCGCCCGGTGCGTTTGGTGACCATGCCCACTGTGGAGGTTCTGCAGGTGGTGCCGGGGCTGGCCTGGATACCAGTGGCCATTCTGCTGTTCGGGCTCAACCAGACCGCGACCGTGGCCATGATCGCCTTGACAGCCTTTCCGGCTGTGGCCATCGCCGGAGTGATGGGAATGCAGAGCGTGGACAGGCGCTACGTCCGGGCCGGCCGAATGTGCGGAGCCGGCCCGCTTTCGCTGTTTGCCACGGTTTTTCTGCCCGGCGCCCTGCCGCATCTGCTGAGCGGGCTGCGCATTGCCCTGGGAGCCGCCTGGCGGGTTTTGGTGGCGGCGGAGATGGTCGTCGGATCCGGCGACGGGCTCGGCTACGCCATCATCCAGGCCCGCTGGACCATGGACTACGTCTCGGCGTTCGTCTGCATTGCAATTATCGCTCTGCTTGGGCTCGGTCTCGAACGCCTGGTTTTGTCCCCTCTTGAAAGAAACACGATCAGGCGCTGGGGGATCAGCCATGAGCACTGA
- a CDS encoding ABC transporter ATP-binding protein, translating to MSTEISLALDHVGKVFPGQGRQGGVTALSGLELEIKRGEFVAVVGPSGCGKSTLIDLLAGFTRPTSGSILAAGRPVTGPGPDRVVVFQDHAVFPWYTAIGNVAYGLRRQGVPRQEARKRAGEALVRVGLGEFLHAHPFALSGGMRQRVALARALVLNPEVLLLDEPFAALDAVTRARLQDELTALWMEFGWTVIFVTHTLAEAVYLADRVVMLDRPPAGLRGIESVDLPRPRHRRDARLIEYVERLDERLGGRPEDANGESCICARI from the coding sequence ATGAGCACTGAGATTTCCCTGGCTCTCGATCATGTGGGCAAGGTCTTTCCCGGACAGGGACGCCAGGGCGGAGTTACGGCGCTCTCCGGACTGGAGCTTGAGATCAAGCGGGGTGAATTTGTGGCTGTCGTAGGGCCGAGTGGCTGTGGCAAGTCGACTCTGATCGACCTGCTGGCAGGTTTTACTCGTCCCACATCCGGCTCGATCCTGGCAGCAGGCAGGCCGGTGACCGGACCGGGACCCGACAGGGTGGTGGTTTTTCAGGATCATGCCGTCTTCCCCTGGTACACTGCCATCGGCAACGTCGCCTACGGCCTGCGACGGCAGGGGGTGCCCAGGCAGGAGGCCAGAAAGCGTGCCGGGGAGGCACTGGTTCGGGTCGGCCTCGGGGAATTTCTGCATGCTCATCCTTTTGCATTATCGGGAGGCATGCGGCAGCGGGTGGCGCTGGCACGCGCCCTGGTCCTGAATCCGGAAGTTCTGCTGCTGGACGAGCCCTTCGCAGCCCTGGATGCCGTGACCAGGGCTCGACTGCAGGATGAACTGACGGCTCTTTGGATGGAGTTCGGCTGGACGGTTATTTTCGTCACCCATACCCTGGCCGAGGCCGTTTATCTGGCTGATCGGGTGGTCATGCTGGATCGCCCCCCGGCCGGGCTGCGCGGGATCGAGTCGGTCGACCTTCCCCGCCCGCGCCATCGTCGCGACGCGCGGCTCATCGAGTATGTCGAACGCCTGGATGAACGTCTTGGCGGCCGTCCTGAGGATGCGAACGGCGAGTCCTGTATCTGCGCCCGAATTTAA